In the Catenovulum adriaticum genome, TTGCTTTAGAGTCAGACATAGAGTTAGGCGGTACCGACCAAAGATTTAACTTGTTAATGGGTCGAGAGTTACAAAAAATAGAAGGTCAAAAACCGCAAACCGTGCTTATGATGCCATTGTTAGAAGGCTTAGACGGTGTGCAAAAAATGTCAAAGTCGTTAAACAACTACATCGGCATCACGGATAGCCCAAATGATATGTTTGGTAAAGTGATGTCAATATCAGATGAATTAATGTGGCGTTACTTTGATTTATTAAGCTTTAGACCACTTGAAGAAATAGCCGAGCTAAAACAAGCTGTTGAAAATGGTCAAAATCCGCGTGATGTGAAAATTGAATTAGCAAAAGAGTTAATTGCCCGTTTTAACGATGATGAAGCCGCTGAAAAAGCGCACCAAGACTTTATTCAACGATTTCAAAAAAATGCTATCCCGACCGATTTAGAAACTGTAACTATTACCACAGGTGAAGCAACAGGCATTGCCAGCTTTCTTAAAGAAGCCAAACTCGTTAGCAGCACCAGTGAAGCCATGCGTATGATTAAACAAGGCGCAGTTAAGATTGATGGTGAAAAAGTCAGCGACAGCAAACAACTTATCGAATTAGGCTCTACAGCTGTATACCAAGTTGGTAAACGTAAGTTTGCGAAAATTAATTTAGCTTAATTGCAAACCGAATTCGCTAAACTGAAAGTAGAATTTTAAATTAGCGGCTGAAAACTTATTTCAGTCGCTCAGTCGCTAATTTTTTTTGTTTTCACATGCCATATTTTCAACATACGATACGTTTCTCAAATTTAACGCTTTAAAGTTCAAATATTCCAGGTACTTAGAACCCTACTCCGTAATAAAAAGACTCAATATAATGTAAGCGTACGCCACTCTATTGTGTAATAAAGCTGTATTTTCTGACTGAAACTTTCTCTCTTCCCAAAATTAAAATGCAACATTTTTGAAACCTTTATTTGACTGACCCGCATCCTCTCCTATTCTTATCGTAAATAATATAAAAACATACCACACTCTCACTGTACAAAAAGGTTATAGCATGAAAATACATAAACTAACGCTTGCCGTTGCGGCAGCTTGTACCTTGTCACCCAGTTTTACGATCGCTCAAGAAACCGATTCACAAACAAATAAAAAAGAAATAGAAACCATCATCGTCAGTTCAACTAAACGCAGTACCACACTGCAAGAAATTCCATTTTCTGTTAATGCACAAACCTCTGCTGATATAGAACGCTCTGGTTCAAACAACTTAGAAGATGTCTCTCGTAATATTGCCGGACTCTCCATTCAAAATTTAGGGCCTGGTCAAAGCCAGGTCGCTATTCGTGGTGTTTCTGCTGGGCAAATCGTGCGTGACCAACCCGGCGTAAAAGAACAAGTGGGCATTTATCTAGATGAAAGTGTTATTTCATTATCACTTTTCACCCCAGATATTGACCTTTATGACTTAAACCGAATTGAAACCTTAAGAGGACCACAAGGCACATTATTTGGCTCGGGTTCAATTGGTGGTACGGTTAGGTACATAACCAATCAGCCTCAGTTAAGTTCGTTTGAGGGCTCACTAGAACTGAACGCACACAGTGTTACCGATGGTGGATTGGGCGGGCATGTAAAAGGCATGGTAAACGCCCCTTTGTCTGATACTGCCGCTATTCGGGGTGTATTTTATACCACAGAATATGCAGGTTTTATTGATGCGTTAGGCGAAAATAATAGCCGAAAAGAAGATATAAATGATGGCTCTCGAACTGGCGGACGAGTCGCTATAAAATGGCAACCAACCGACAACATCAGTATTACCCCACGGCTTGTTTTTCAAAAGCTGAGTGTGAATGGGTTTAACCGCGATGAAATTTATAACCTATTCGCCAACCCTTTTACAACCGAGCGGCCCGCAATTAAACTCAAAGAGCGTGAACAATATTTATTATTAGATGAAGGTTTTGAAGACGAAACCCTAATTGCTGATATTACCAGTGAATGGAATGCGGATTTTGCCGATGTTACTTTTGTTTATAGTTATACTGACCGTGATATTTTAGTCAGCCGTGATGTCAGTGCACTTTCTGGCAGTGTTAGTTTAGATTTAGGGCTTGCAGATGCGGCAGTTAAACTACCTTCTAATTTACGCGATAGCACAAAAGTAAAACAAGATACCTACGAGCTACGTTTTGCCTCTAACAAAGATAGTCAGTTTGAATGGTTAGTGGGTGGGTTTTATTCTGATACGCAGCGTAACTATTCACAACGATTGCCTACCCCTGGCTATGACCAATTTACCGATGCGGCTTTAGGTGATGGCACGGCAGAAAGTGTTTCTAATGGCTTTGAGGCCGACTCACCATACAATGCAAGGCTCCCTTACGATTTGTCTCAATTATCGATTTTTGGTGAAGCCAGTTATCAAGCAAGCGACAAATTAAAAGTGACTTTTGGCTCGCGATATTATGATTATGAAGAAACACGTAGCTTTAAAACAGGCGGCTTATTTTCAAATAGCGATGAACAAACAGACTCGACAGCTTCAGATGGATTTAATTCAAGAATCATCGCCAGTTACCAAATTGATCAGCAAATCAGTCTAAATGCTCAAGTATCTCAAGGATTTAGATTAGGTGGCGTAAATGATCCGCTCAACGAAACTTTATGTAATGAGCAAGACTCCGCTGTATTTGGTGGATTTCAGGATTACGATGATGAAAAACTCACTAACTATGAAGTAGGTTTTAAAGCTAAAAAATCATTTTGGACAGCGAATGTTGCCTTGTTTCATACCCAAATTGATGGCTTGCAGGTTACTTTAGACGCAGGTTCTTGTTCATCTAGGATCTCATTTAATGTGCCCGACTCGCATACCACTGGGGTTGAATTTGAATTTGAATCTCAAGCAACCGATTACTTAAATTTAAGTCTTGCTGGTAGCTATATTAGCGCAGAGTTTGACTCAACGATTTTAGATTCCAATGGTGAGGTTATAGGAGGCGTTAAAAAAGGCAATCGTTTAGCTTCTGTACCTGAATTACAACTCGCATTTGCTGGCACTTACGATTTACCAACCAGTTTATTTGGCTCAGATGCAACTTACCTGAATGCATCGCTGCAATATGTTGGCGACCGTATTACTCAACCAAGTGATCAAGTGGCCGGCGCTGGCGTATTTAGTTTAGGGGTACCTTATGCAGGCGCAAGTGGTAATGAAGAGACAGAAGTGGATTTAACCTTAGATGCTTACCAAACCCTAAATATAAATGCAGGTTTTTTATATGATGATTGGGATGTATTAGTTTATATTAATAATATAACGGATGAAAATACTAAGCTTTCATTTGATCGCGAACGAGGTGGTCGCGCCAGATTAGCCTACCGTGTTGGTCAGCCCAGAACCATAGGCATAACGCTCAGAAAATCATTTTACTAGTTGCTCCCACTCAACTAAAAAGCCAAGGTATAAAAACCTTGGTTTTTTAATTTTATCTGCCAACACTCTACTGTTAACTTGCTCATTCAAATTTAAGAGCTGGTTTAAGTTAACCTCAACTCGGGTTAAGGTGTATTCTAACTAATTGAATTATTAACCTTATAGCTCTGCATGGTTTCTTACGAGATTTTAACGCAGTTTCCGTGAAAAGGCCGTTTGAAATATATTCATTAAACTGGGTTGAGGTTAAGTTACTTCAATTGCCAGTTTTGCCATTTCTGAATCGATCACATTTTGAACCATATTGACACACGTGCCACAACTACTGCTGGCTTTAGTTTTAGCTTTGATCTCATCGACTGTTTCACATCCTCCACCAATAGCTTCTACAATTGAGCCTTTTGTTACCATGTTACATAAACAAACAAAAGCTTCATCTGCCATTTTATCTGCAGGGTTTTCTGGTTCACCTTGCAAACTAGGGACGATAAGCTCAGCTGGGTTAGCGGGAATTTCCAAGCCTTGTAAACAATACTGTAGCAAAGTGTCGTATTCAGCTGCATCACCAATTAAAACTGCGCCAATTAATTTATCTGCTGTTTCATTGGTGACTATTTTTTTATAAACCCCTGTTTGTGGGTTTTCATAGCAAAAGGTTTGGGCATTAGGTGTACGAGCGTGGGCATCGCCAATAGATCCAACATCAACCCCCATTAATTTAAGTTTAGTGCTCATATCTGCACCTTTAAACTGCATAGGTTTAGTTAAAATGTCAGCGCATGCAACACGGGCCATAGTGTATCCTGGCGATACTAATCCAAAAATACGCTGTTGCCACAATGCACACTCCCCTATCGCATAAATATTGGGATCAGAGGTTTGGCACTGGTCATTAATGATAATTCCGCCCCGTTCGCCAATCTCAAGTTCAAACATTCTGGCTAATGTATCTTGCGGCCGGATACCCGCAGAAAACAAAACTAAATCCGTTTCAATCGCACTCCCATCTGAAAATTCTAACTTATGCAGGCATTGCTCACCATCGGTAATTAAACTGGTCGCTTTTTGGGTATGAACTTGTACGCCTAAATTTTCAATTTTGTTTTTAAGCTGGCGTCCACCACCAATATCAATTTGGGTGGGCATTAATTGAGGTGCAAACTCAACGACATGTGTTTTTAAACCTAACTGTTTTAGTGCATTTGCTGCCTCTAAACCGAGCAAGCCACCTCCAATAACTAAACCGACTTTACTTTGACTAGCAGCTGCTTGAATTTGTTCTAAATCTTCAATGGTGCGATATACAAAACAGTTTTTTCTGTCTTTACCGGCAATCGGCGGAACGAAAGGGAAAGAGCCAGTTGCGAGTACTAGCTTGTCATACGCAAAGGTATGGCCTTGAACCGTGGTGACCGACTGGCTGGCTTTATCGATTCGATCGACTTGACTGTTTAAGTGAAATTTAATCCCTAGAGATTGATAGTAAGTATCTGAAGTTAAAGCTAAATCTTGTGCTGTTTTACCAGCAAAAAATTCAGAAAGATGCACTCTGTCATACGCTAGTCTAGGTTCTTGAGCCAGCACAGTTATTTCAACATTCTGCTGAGCTTGGGCAGCTAATTGATCTACAAAATAATGACCTACCATGCCATTCCCAATAACCACAATTTTTTGTTTAGTAGACAAAATATTCTCCTGCACCTTTGCATTTGTCGGCTAAAGACCCGCTACAGGTAACTGGCCTTTAATAAATCAACAACGATAATATACAAAAGTAAAGCAAGCTCTATGCCACCTGATTTTTTCCTTTTGGATTAGTCTTTTTATGTTGAGTTGATACTGGTTCAATTTTGCGTTGTTTTTCGTATAAAAATTTCAGAACCTGATGACGATAATGATTGTATTCTGGCTGGTCAGCCAGTGCTAATCTGTCTCGGGGCCTCGCTAAATCAACAGATAACACTTCGCCAACAGTCGCTGATGGGCCATTTGTCATCATCACAATACGGTCTGATAACAATACAGCTTCGTCAACATCATGCGTAATCATAATCACCGTATTACCTAAATCGGCGTGAATCTGCATTAACGAATCTTGTAAATGTGCACGAGTTAATGCATCGAGTGCACCAAAAGGTTCATCCATTAATAAAACTTTAGGTTGCATTGCGAGCGCCCTTGCAATGCCAACACGTTGCTTCATACCACCTGAAATTTCATCCGGTCTTTTATCTGCCGCATGTGTCATATGAACAAGTGCTAAATTATGATTAATCCACTCTTTCATTTGTGCTTTACTCATTTTGCCTTTAAAAACTTGCTTAACCGCCAATTCGATATTTTGATAAGCCGTTAACCAAGGCAATAATGAATGATTTTGAAATACGACCGCTCTTTCAGGTCCAGGTTGATTAACTTCTTTATTGTCTAATAAAACACCGCCATTTGTTGCTTGATATAAGCCTGCAACTATATTAAGTACCGTTGATTTACCACAGCCAGAGTGGCCAATTAAAGAGATAAACTCTCCTTTTTCAATTTTTAAATTAACGTCTTTTAAGGCGCAAAAAGGCCCTTTAGGCGTTGGAAATTCAATTCCAACTTGGGTAAATTCTAAATGTTTTGAGTGATTGCCTGAATTCATTTTTATCATTCCTTACATAATTGGGGTTAGTTTGACTAGCGACTAGCGTAGCGCAACAGATTTATCCCAGCTGACATGGCGCTGAATGGCTAACATAATCCTGTCTAGAGCAAAGCCAATCATCCCAATCACCAGCACAGCAACCATAATTCGAGCTAATGATTCTGAACTGCCATTTTGAAACTCATCCCAAACAAATTTACCTAAACCTGGATTTTGAGCTAACATTTCTGCGGCAATTAATACCATCCAGCCAATCCCTAATGACAAACGTAAACCAGTGAAAATCATAGGGATAGATGAAGGTAAAACAATTTTGATAATATGAGTCCACTTATTTAACGTTAATACTCGACTCACGTTGACTAGGTCTTGATTAATGCCAGATACCCCAACGGCTGTATTAACCAAAGTGGGCCATAAACAGCATAAACTAACGGTCAGCGCTGAAGTTAAAAAAGATTTAGAAAAAAGTGGATCATCGGTTACGTACAAAGCACTGACCACCATTGTAACCAGCGGTAACCAAGCTAATGGAGATACAGGCTTAAATAATTGAATTAAAGGGTTGATTGCCGCATAAGCATTTTGGCTCAGCCCACATAAAACACCCAGCGGTACTGCAATGAGCGATGCAATCAAAAAGCCCACCATTACGGTATATAGACTCGTCCATATTTGGTCTAAAAAGGTCGACTTACCCGTATAATCGCGAATTTTGGCATCATAAGTTGGGTCTTGAGCTAATCTAGCTTCATTGCGCTCTTGCTGACGCTGATAAAAAGCCTCTGCTTTTTCCCGTTCAGCAAAGTGCTCATCGACTAATACAGAGCTTTGCTCCAGCACTTGGACCGGGCCGGGAAACTGCCCAAGCGATGTATCAATATTTTGTGACGCTACATGCCACAAAAAGATAAACAAAGTCAGGCCAATAAAAGGTAATAATAATAGTTTAGATATTTTTTTTGCGGCATCTGTGTTCACTGCACTTTTAAATTCGAGCACTGTCACTTTGCCTATATCGGCTGCTTTAAGCATATAAATTCCTAATAATTTAACAAGATCTGATTAAGTTGATTCTGTGGCGAAACACCATTCACCACAAACTGACAGCTAAAAATGTTCACTTGCATTGATTTAAGGTTGTTGACTGCCTTTAAGCCCGATTTTAAATTGTTCTAAATACGCATTAGGTTTTGAACCATCATAAACAATGTTATCAATGAAATGTGTTTGAGCTGGTTTAAAGCCGCTTTCATTTGTAAACTCAGGAAACTCTGACGCTTTAGCTTTGCCTTCAGCAATTAAGGCCTTTGCAGCTTGTGCATAAATGTCCGGACGATACACTTTTTTAGCAATATCTTTATACCAATCATCTGATTTAGCATCAGATATTTGACCCCAACGACGCATTTGAGTTAAATACCAGATTGCATCTGAGTAATACGGATAAGTCGCGTTGTATCGAAAGAATACATTAAAATCAGGTACATCTCGGGTATCGCCTTTTTCATATTCAAAAGTCCCTGTCATGCTATTGGCAATGACTTCATAATCGGCACCTACATACTGACTCTTGGCTAAGATTTTAACCGCTTCAGAACGGTTCTTATTGTTGTTTTCATCTAACCACATAGCGGCGCGGATCATAGCTTTAACGACTCGAATATGCGTATTAGGGTATTTATCAGCCCAACCTTTACTGACCCCAAATACTTTTTCTGGGTTATTTTTCCAAATTTCGTAGTCAGTCACGACAGGCACACCTATGCCTTTAAATACAGCTTGTTGGTTCCATGGTTCACCTACGCAATAACCATAAATAGTGCCAGCTTCCATGGTGGCAGGCATTTGTGGTGGAGGTGTTACCGATAATAATGCATCAGCTTGCAACTGACCGGTAATGTCCCCTTTGTGCGGTGCATAATAACCAGGATGAATACCACCCGCAGCTAGCCAGTATCTCAACTCATAATTGTGAGTAGATACCGGAAAAACCATGCCCATGTTAAAAGGTTTACCTTGAGCCTGATATTTTTCAACAATAGGTTTAAGCGCATCCGCCTTAATTGGGTGAACAGGTTTACCATTTTCATGCGGCACTAACGGCTTCATTTGTTTCCAAATATCATTAGAAACTGTAATCGCGTTGCCATTTAAATCCATACTAAATGCGGTAATAATATCGGCTTTAGTGCCAAACCCAATTGTGGCTCCTAAAGGCTGACCCGCTAACATATGTGCACCATCAAGTTGGCCATCGATCACTCTGTCTAATAAGACTTTCCAGTTGGCTTGTGCTTCTAACGTGACATATAAACCTTCGTCTTCGAAATAACCTTTCTCATAAGCTATAGCAAGTGGCGCCATGTCGGTTAATTTGATAAAGCCAAATTTTAATTCTTCTTTTTCTGGCCAACCGACATCCGCTGCAATACTGCTGGGTGTTATCGTACTCCCCACAGCTAATGAAAGTGCAATCGACATTGATTTTAAGTTATTCATCCACTTTGATGTAAATTTCATTTGTATCTCCAATTTCCCAAAAAAAAAAGCTCACACCAATCTGGTATATAAATACAAGATTGGTGTGAGCTTCGTTGCCGCATCGTTAAAGCGTTTATGTCACTAGACAAAAAATCACTATTTTAATAAATGTGATCTGCCCGTTTTTATTGTTTCTTTAATTTAGGTTTAATTTAAATTGAGGTTTTAGGCTACTGCCATCATTGGCAATATAATTTTTAACTCAACAAATACAAAGCAATCCACATGCCACAAGTTAAAATAACAATAAAATCATAAATATATATAAAATCATTAAGCATAATTACCCATTATAAAAATCAAATAGGTGCAAAAAAATGAACATTACGCACTAATTAAGAGTCAAAGTTCTTAGCCTTATTACTGATAATTCGTTAAACTTGCTTAAATTAAGGCCATTATATTAAATTAAAGGAATAGGTTATGAGCTCTACAATATTAGTAACAGGTGGCGCCGGCTATATTGGCAGTCACACCGTGTTAGAACTACTTAATCAAGGCGATCAGGTCATAGTAGTTGATAATTTAAGTAACGCTTCAGAAGAAGCTTTAGAGCGAGTAAAAAAAATAACAGGTAAACATGTTGTTTTTTTTCAAGCAGATATCTTAGACAAGCCTGCACTAAGTCAAATTTTTAAACATAACAATATTGATGCCGTGATTCACTTTGCCGGCTTAAAAGCCGTGGGTGAAAGCACTCAAATTCCACTTACCTACTATCACAATAATGTCACAGGCACGATAACCTTATGCCAAGTAATGGCAGAGTTTAATGTGAAATCACTGGTCTTTAGCTCTTCTGCTACGGTTTATGGCGATCCGGCTGCATTACCGTTAGTTGAATCGATGCCAACTGGCATACCAACCAATGCGTATGGC is a window encoding:
- a CDS encoding CmpA/NrtA family ABC transporter substrate-binding protein, with protein sequence MSIALSLAVGSTITPSSIAADVGWPEKEELKFGFIKLTDMAPLAIAYEKGYFEDEGLYVTLEAQANWKVLLDRVIDGQLDGAHMLAGQPLGATIGFGTKADIITAFSMDLNGNAITVSNDIWKQMKPLVPHENGKPVHPIKADALKPIVEKYQAQGKPFNMGMVFPVSTHNYELRYWLAAGGIHPGYYAPHKGDITGQLQADALLSVTPPPQMPATMEAGTIYGYCVGEPWNQQAVFKGIGVPVVTDYEIWKNNPEKVFGVSKGWADKYPNTHIRVVKAMIRAAMWLDENNNKNRSEAVKILAKSQYVGADYEVIANSMTGTFEYEKGDTRDVPDFNVFFRYNATYPYYSDAIWYLTQMRRWGQISDAKSDDWYKDIAKKVYRPDIYAQAAKALIAEGKAKASEFPEFTNESGFKPAQTHFIDNIVYDGSKPNAYLEQFKIGLKGSQQP
- a CDS encoding TonB-dependent receptor is translated as MKIHKLTLAVAAACTLSPSFTIAQETDSQTNKKEIETIIVSSTKRSTTLQEIPFSVNAQTSADIERSGSNNLEDVSRNIAGLSIQNLGPGQSQVAIRGVSAGQIVRDQPGVKEQVGIYLDESVISLSLFTPDIDLYDLNRIETLRGPQGTLFGSGSIGGTVRYITNQPQLSSFEGSLELNAHSVTDGGLGGHVKGMVNAPLSDTAAIRGVFYTTEYAGFIDALGENNSRKEDINDGSRTGGRVAIKWQPTDNISITPRLVFQKLSVNGFNRDEIYNLFANPFTTERPAIKLKEREQYLLLDEGFEDETLIADITSEWNADFADVTFVYSYTDRDILVSRDVSALSGSVSLDLGLADAAVKLPSNLRDSTKVKQDTYELRFASNKDSQFEWLVGGFYSDTQRNYSQRLPTPGYDQFTDAALGDGTAESVSNGFEADSPYNARLPYDLSQLSIFGEASYQASDKLKVTFGSRYYDYEETRSFKTGGLFSNSDEQTDSTASDGFNSRIIASYQIDQQISLNAQVSQGFRLGGVNDPLNETLCNEQDSAVFGGFQDYDDEKLTNYEVGFKAKKSFWTANVALFHTQIDGLQVTLDAGSCSSRISFNVPDSHTTGVEFEFESQATDYLNLSLAGSYISAEFDSTILDSNGEVIGGVKKGNRLASVPELQLAFAGTYDLPTSLFGSDATYLNASLQYVGDRITQPSDQVAGAGVFSLGVPYAGASGNEETEVDLTLDAYQTLNINAGFLYDDWDVLVYINNITDENTKLSFDRERGGRARLAYRVGQPRTIGITLRKSFY
- a CDS encoding FAD-dependent oxidoreductase → MSTKQKIVVIGNGMVGHYFVDQLAAQAQQNVEITVLAQEPRLAYDRVHLSEFFAGKTAQDLALTSDTYYQSLGIKFHLNSQVDRIDKASQSVTTVQGHTFAYDKLVLATGSFPFVPPIAGKDRKNCFVYRTIEDLEQIQAAASQSKVGLVIGGGLLGLEAANALKQLGLKTHVVEFAPQLMPTQIDIGGGRQLKNKIENLGVQVHTQKATSLITDGEQCLHKLEFSDGSAIETDLVLFSAGIRPQDTLARMFELEIGERGGIIINDQCQTSDPNIYAIGECALWQQRIFGLVSPGYTMARVACADILTKPMQFKGADMSTKLKLMGVDVGSIGDAHARTPNAQTFCYENPQTGVYKKIVTNETADKLIGAVLIGDAAEYDTLLQYCLQGLEIPANPAELIVPSLQGEPENPADKMADEAFVCLCNMVTKGSIVEAIGGGCETVDEIKAKTKASSSCGTCVNMVQNVIDSEMAKLAIEVT
- a CDS encoding ABC transporter ATP-binding protein; this translates as MNSGNHSKHLEFTQVGIEFPTPKGPFCALKDVNLKIEKGEFISLIGHSGCGKSTVLNIVAGLYQATNGGVLLDNKEVNQPGPERAVVFQNHSLLPWLTAYQNIELAVKQVFKGKMSKAQMKEWINHNLALVHMTHAADKRPDEISGGMKQRVGIARALAMQPKVLLMDEPFGALDALTRAHLQDSLMQIHADLGNTVIMITHDVDEAVLLSDRIVMMTNGPSATVGEVLSVDLARPRDRLALADQPEYNHYRHQVLKFLYEKQRKIEPVSTQHKKTNPKGKNQVA
- the tyrS gene encoding tyrosine--tRNA ligase; protein product: MTDVQAALAELKRGAEEILVEDELLEKLKLGRPLKIKAGFDPTAPDLHLGHTVLINKMRAFQQLGHEVIFLIGDFTGSIGDPTGKNVTRKPLTKEQVLANAETYKNQVFKILDPEKTRVVFNSEWMDKLGAAGMIKLAANQTVARMLERDDFKKRYNSSQPIAIHEFLYPLVQGWDSVALESDIELGGTDQRFNLLMGRELQKIEGQKPQTVLMMPLLEGLDGVQKMSKSLNNYIGITDSPNDMFGKVMSISDELMWRYFDLLSFRPLEEIAELKQAVENGQNPRDVKIELAKELIARFNDDEAAEKAHQDFIQRFQKNAIPTDLETVTITTGEATGIASFLKEAKLVSSTSEAMRMIKQGAVKIDGEKVSDSKQLIELGSTAVYQVGKRKFAKINLA
- a CDS encoding ABC transporter permease; amino-acid sequence: MLKAADIGKVTVLEFKSAVNTDAAKKISKLLLLPFIGLTLFIFLWHVASQNIDTSLGQFPGPVQVLEQSSVLVDEHFAEREKAEAFYQRQQERNEARLAQDPTYDAKIRDYTGKSTFLDQIWTSLYTVMVGFLIASLIAVPLGVLCGLSQNAYAAINPLIQLFKPVSPLAWLPLVTMVVSALYVTDDPLFSKSFLTSALTVSLCCLWPTLVNTAVGVSGINQDLVNVSRVLTLNKWTHIIKIVLPSSIPMIFTGLRLSLGIGWMVLIAAEMLAQNPGLGKFVWDEFQNGSSESLARIMVAVLVIGMIGFALDRIMLAIQRHVSWDKSVALR